A single window of Cervus canadensis isolate Bull #8, Minnesota chromosome 17, ASM1932006v1, whole genome shotgun sequence DNA harbors:
- the LRFN5 gene encoding leucine-rich repeat and fibronectin type-III domain-containing protein 5 isoform X2, translating to MEKFLFYLFFIGIAVKAQICPKRCVCQILSPNLATLCAKKGLLFVPPNIDRRTVELRLADNFVTNIKRKDFANMTSLVDLTLSRNTISFITPHAFADLRNLRALHLNSNRLTKITNDMFSGLSNLHHLILNNNQLTLISSTAFDDVFALEELDLSYNNLETIPWDAVEKMVSLHTLSLDHNMIDNIPKGTFSHLHKMTRLDVTSNKLQKLPPDPLFQRAQVLATSGIISPSTFALSFGGNPLHCNCELLWLRRLSREDDLETCASPALLTGRYFWSIPEEEFLCEPPLITRHTHEMRVLEGQRATLRCKARGDPEPAIHWISPEGKLISNATRSLVYDNGTLDILITTVKDTGAFTCIASNPAGEATQTVDLHIIKLPHLLNSTNHIHEPDPGSSDISTSTKSGSNASSSNGDTKMSQDKIVVAEATSSTALLKFNFQRNIPGIRMFQIQYNGTYDDTLVYRCFAD from the coding sequence ATGGAAAAATtccttttttatctgtttttcattggcatagcagtgaaagctcagatcTGTCCAAAGCGTTGTGTCTGTCAGATTTTGTCTCCTAATCTTGCAACCCTTTGTGCCAAGAAAGGGCTTTTATTTGTGCCACCAAACATTGACAGAAGAACTGTAGAACTGCGTTTGGCAGACAATTTTGttacaaatattaaaaggaaagattTTGCCAATATGACCAGCTTAGTGGACCTGACTCTGTCCAGGAATACAATAAGTTTTATTACGCCTCATGCTTTTGCTGACTTACGGAATCTGAGGGCATTGCATTTGAATAGCAACAGATTGACTAAAATTACAAATGACATGTTCAGTGGGCTTTCCAATCTCCATCACTTGATATTGAACAACAATCAGCTGACTTTAATTTCTTCTACAGCATTTGATGATGTCTTTGCCCTCGAAGAGCTGGATCTGTCGTATAATAATTTAGAAACAATTCCATGGGATGCTGTTGAGAAGATGGTTAGCTTGCACACCCTCAGTTTGGACCACAATATGATTGATAACATTCCTAAGGGGACTTTCTCCCACTTGCACAAGATGACTCGGCTAGATGTGACATCAAATAAATTGCAGAAGCTACCACCTGACCCTCTCTTTCAGAGAGCTCAGGTCCTAGCAACCTCAGGAATCATAAGCCCATCTACTTTCGCATTAAGTTTTGGCGGAAACCCTTTGCATTGCAATTGTGAACTGCTGTGGTTGAGACGTCTGTCCAGAGAAGATGACCTGGAGACCTGTGCTTCTCCAGCACTTTTAACTGGCCGCTATTTTTGGTCCATTCCTGAGGAAGAGTTTTTGTGTGAACCTCCTCTCATTACTCGGCACACCCACGAGATGAGAGTCCTGGAGGGTCAAAGGGCAACCCTGAGGTGCAAAGCCAGGGGAGACCCTGAACCTGCAATTCACTGGATTTCTCCTGAAGGGAAGCTTATTTCAAATGCAACAAGATCTCTGGTGTATGATAATGGAACACTTGATATTCTTATAACGACTGTGAAGGATACAGGTGCTTTTACCTGCATTGCTTCCAATCCTGCTGGGGAGGCAACACAAACGGTGGATCTTCATATCATTAAGCTCCCTCACTTACTAAACAGTACGAACCATATCCACGAGCCTGATCCTGGTTCTTCAGACATCTCTACGTCTACTAAGTCAGGTTCTAATGCAAGCAGTAGTAATGGTGATACTAAAATGAGTCAAGATAAAATTGTGGTGGCGGAAGCAACATCATCTACTGCACtacttaaatttaattttcaaagaaatattccGGGAATACGTATGTTTCAAATCCAGTACAATGGTACTTATGATGACACCCTTGTTTACAG